The following proteins are encoded in a genomic region of Sorangiineae bacterium MSr12523:
- a CDS encoding pyrroloquinoline quinone-dependent dehydrogenase: MNVRRNTAYALTLVWLSVGGWNCDSSSRDDDDEHDFAESRIDSAADGEWPAYGRDPGGARHSPLTQITRRNVSRLKQAWTLRTGDLSDGSQHPSKSTFQSTPLYVFNTIYVSTGYNRVFALNPENGEVRWTFDPKLNLDTKYFIGLTSRGVAAWADPEAVEGSPCQKRIFLATLDARLLSIDAENGTLCTDFGQGGTVNLAEGISNITPGHYGVTSLPSIVNGVVVVGSLVADDSRVDVPSGMVRAYDVRTGERRWAWDPIPRNASDPGYDAWSPEDAARTQAANVWSVIAVDAERDLVFLPTSAPAPDYYGGLRKGANPHANSMVALRASTGKFVWAFQTSHHDIWDYDIAAPPALTTIRRHGRSVDAVAVATKQAHVFFLDRETGKPIFPVEERPVPPSDIPGEEAWPTQPFPVATPNLVGDTQVTVADAWGLTPRDYAFCVKAIAGLRSEGVFTPPSKRGSIHFPSAFGGTNWGGVAVDENRGVLVTAINRFPQVVRLLPHDEPYTPFPGEEIGEQPGTPYRMGRRLLTGPDMGLPCTKPPWGKLVAVDLKTGGIRWESPLGRMPGLESIPGSERWGSRTMGGPIVTDGGLVFVGASSDDAVRAFDSSTGRELWRAPLPAGGQATPMTYRSPSGKQFVLIAAGGSIFLDRPPGDYLVAFALP; encoded by the coding sequence GTGAACGTTCGACGAAATACCGCATACGCGCTTACATTGGTTTGGCTATCGGTCGGCGGATGGAACTGCGATAGCTCGTCTCGTGATGACGACGACGAGCACGACTTCGCCGAAAGCAGAATAGACAGCGCAGCCGACGGAGAATGGCCCGCGTACGGGCGCGATCCCGGTGGCGCGCGTCATTCGCCGCTGACGCAGATTACGCGGCGCAATGTTTCACGACTCAAGCAAGCGTGGACATTGCGAACCGGTGATTTGTCGGATGGCTCGCAGCATCCGAGCAAAAGTACGTTTCAATCCACGCCTCTCTACGTCTTCAATACGATTTACGTGAGCACCGGATACAATCGCGTGTTCGCGTTGAATCCGGAGAACGGTGAGGTCAGATGGACCTTCGATCCGAAATTGAACCTCGATACGAAGTATTTCATCGGTCTGACGTCCCGCGGCGTGGCCGCATGGGCGGATCCCGAGGCGGTGGAGGGCAGCCCCTGCCAAAAGCGCATCTTCCTCGCCACGCTCGACGCGCGGCTCCTATCGATTGATGCGGAAAACGGGACACTATGTACGGATTTCGGACAAGGCGGCACGGTGAACCTTGCCGAGGGGATTTCCAACATTACACCCGGCCATTACGGCGTCACCTCGCTTCCGTCGATCGTGAATGGGGTCGTCGTGGTGGGCTCGCTCGTGGCCGACGATTCTCGGGTCGACGTGCCGAGCGGCATGGTCCGCGCCTACGACGTACGCACCGGTGAGCGCCGCTGGGCATGGGACCCCATTCCGCGAAATGCATCCGATCCGGGTTATGACGCATGGTCCCCCGAAGATGCCGCGCGCACCCAAGCGGCCAACGTATGGAGCGTCATTGCCGTCGACGCCGAACGCGATTTGGTGTTTTTGCCCACCAGCGCCCCCGCACCGGATTATTACGGGGGCCTGCGCAAGGGTGCGAATCCGCACGCCAATTCGATGGTCGCATTGCGAGCTTCGACCGGTAAGTTCGTCTGGGCATTTCAGACGAGCCATCACGATATTTGGGATTACGACATTGCCGCACCCCCAGCACTGACCACAATTCGTCGTCACGGTAGGTCGGTGGACGCGGTGGCCGTGGCCACGAAACAGGCGCACGTCTTCTTTTTGGATCGCGAGACGGGGAAACCGATTTTCCCCGTCGAGGAGCGGCCGGTGCCGCCCAGCGACATTCCCGGCGAGGAGGCGTGGCCCACGCAGCCGTTCCCGGTGGCGACGCCGAATTTGGTCGGCGACACCCAGGTGACGGTGGCGGATGCCTGGGGGCTTACGCCGCGCGATTATGCCTTTTGCGTCAAGGCAATTGCCGGACTGCGCTCCGAAGGCGTTTTCACGCCGCCGAGCAAGCGAGGGTCGATTCACTTCCCGAGCGCCTTCGGCGGCACCAACTGGGGCGGCGTTGCCGTCGACGAGAACCGCGGCGTCTTGGTCACGGCCATCAATCGCTTCCCGCAGGTCGTTCGCCTGCTGCCGCACGACGAGCCGTACACACCGTTCCCGGGTGAGGAAATCGGCGAGCAACCGGGTACGCCCTACCGCATGGGCCGGCGGCTGCTCACCGGGCCCGATATGGGGCTGCCCTGCACCAAGCCGCCGTGGGGCAAATTGGTGGCGGTGGACTTGAAGACGGGGGGGATCCGCTGGGAGTCACCCCTCGGGCGAATGCCCGGTTTGGAGTCCATTCCGGGATCGGAGCGATGGGGCTCGCGCACCATGGGCGGTCCCATCGTGACGGACGGCGGACTGGTGTTCGTGGGCGCGTCGTCGGACGATGCCGTGCGCGCGTTCGACAGCAGCACGGGGCGCGAGCTATGGCGCGCACCGC
- a CDS encoding ATP-binding protein: MRIRLLLRHKILILVAGSIIALTVGTMLTTWRTLDRTASQVEDEGKTILSRLTEQFLESVVRQNVQTLDEHLSQVKSTAGYAGSFLSDHIDRGPMEAPFIEGFLLTLQRGVGRGISIYVISNSGDIWFRLDREERIDKMRAVAVVSEQLGAVSLFDQRSGETVWGPVHASPLSSTYDLAVDAMSPIYKGGKPWGFVGVSVSLTHLIAQFNQHPPVPSSYSFLMDGEQHLLAAPPHGRVDLASPVEYKPRGVISLTQTGDPELNAALQHMALGGSSVRSVSVKGDRKYLAYYPLDSIDWRMGSVVSVSMVTGASGQLASAVEGASGRALFRTLMTTALLLAVALTVGALLTHRLVKPLREMTLATERIVGGHFDQRVSVTSTDEIGALGTMFNAMATHIKELVETLEERVEERTSELREAQRRLIDAAHKAGMAEVATSVLHNVGNVLTSVTVAAATVSDQVKTSRLAALRKLSDLLQSHSGDLATFFTHDERGKLVPAYIEKLAAQFGVEQSSIQSGLATLDKNIDHIRHIIAMQQNYARGTKLAEAVSLVELIDDAVRINSAGLERHEVRLVREFTEVHKVTVERHKVLQILVNLVSNAKYALSESTAFPKLVTIRLDQPDSEKVRIVVADNGVGISEDNMGRIFQYGFTTRISGHGFGLHSSAIAAQEMGGSLSVQSDGPGKGATFTLELPCAPVSSQRD; encoded by the coding sequence ATGAGAATACGCCTCTTGTTGCGGCACAAAATCCTCATTCTGGTGGCCGGCTCGATCATCGCGCTGACCGTCGGCACCATGCTGACCACATGGCGCACGCTCGATCGCACGGCGTCGCAAGTCGAGGACGAGGGCAAGACCATCCTCTCGCGCCTCACCGAGCAGTTTCTCGAATCGGTGGTTCGGCAGAACGTGCAGACCCTCGACGAGCATCTGTCGCAGGTGAAATCGACGGCGGGTTACGCGGGATCCTTCTTGAGCGACCACATCGATCGCGGCCCGATGGAGGCACCCTTCATCGAGGGTTTCCTTTTGACCCTGCAACGCGGCGTGGGCCGCGGAATCTCGATTTACGTCATCTCCAACAGCGGCGATATCTGGTTTCGGCTCGACCGCGAAGAGCGCATCGACAAAATGCGCGCCGTTGCCGTGGTGAGTGAGCAGCTCGGCGCAGTGTCGCTCTTCGACCAGCGCTCCGGTGAGACGGTCTGGGGACCGGTGCACGCAAGTCCGCTGTCGAGCACGTACGACTTGGCGGTGGATGCGATGTCGCCCATTTACAAGGGTGGCAAGCCGTGGGGCTTCGTCGGTGTGTCCGTGTCGCTGACGCATTTGATTGCGCAGTTCAATCAGCACCCGCCGGTGCCGAGCAGTTATTCCTTTTTGATGGACGGCGAGCAGCATCTGCTGGCCGCGCCCCCGCACGGGCGGGTCGACCTGGCCTCGCCGGTGGAATACAAGCCGCGCGGCGTCATCTCCTTGACGCAAACGGGGGATCCCGAGCTCAATGCGGCACTCCAGCACATGGCCCTCGGAGGTTCGTCGGTCCGGTCCGTGTCGGTGAAGGGCGATCGGAAATACCTGGCGTACTATCCACTGGATAGCATCGATTGGCGCATGGGCAGTGTGGTCAGCGTCTCCATGGTGACCGGTGCGTCGGGGCAGCTTGCCTCGGCGGTGGAAGGAGCCTCGGGGCGTGCGCTGTTTCGCACCTTGATGACCACGGCGCTTCTCTTGGCGGTGGCCCTCACCGTGGGGGCATTGCTCACGCATCGCCTGGTGAAGCCGCTGCGCGAGATGACCTTGGCCACGGAGCGCATCGTCGGCGGGCATTTCGATCAGCGGGTGAGCGTCACCTCCACCGACGAAATCGGCGCATTGGGCACGATGTTCAATGCCATGGCCACGCACATCAAAGAGCTGGTCGAGACCCTCGAGGAGCGCGTGGAGGAGCGAACGTCCGAGCTTCGCGAGGCCCAGCGTCGCTTGATCGACGCCGCCCACAAGGCGGGCATGGCCGAGGTCGCGACCAGTGTGCTCCACAACGTCGGCAATGTGCTCACCAGCGTCACCGTGGCGGCGGCCACGGTGAGCGATCAGGTGAAGACATCGCGGCTTGCGGCGCTGAGGAAGCTATCGGACCTTCTGCAATCGCACTCCGGGGACCTGGCGACCTTCTTCACGCACGACGAGCGGGGCAAACTGGTGCCCGCGTACATCGAGAAGCTCGCCGCGCAATTCGGCGTCGAGCAAAGCTCGATTCAGAGCGGGCTTGCGACCCTGGACAAGAATATCGACCATATTCGGCACATCATTGCGATGCAGCAGAATTACGCGCGCGGGACGAAGCTCGCCGAAGCCGTTTCGCTCGTCGAATTGATCGACGATGCGGTGCGCATCAATTCCGCAGGGCTCGAGCGCCACGAGGTGCGCCTCGTCCGCGAATTCACCGAGGTCCACAAAGTGACCGTGGAGCGCCACAAGGTGTTGCAGATTCTGGTCAATTTGGTGAGCAACGCCAAATACGCACTATCGGAATCGACGGCCTTTCCCAAATTGGTGACCATTCGTCTCGACCAGCCCGACAGCGAAAAAGTACGCATCGTGGTAGCCGACAACGGCGTCGGTATTTCCGAAGACAACATGGGCCGTATCTTCCAATACGGATTCACCACCCGCATCAGCGGCCACGGCTTCGGCCTTCACAGCAGCGCCATCGCCGCCCAAGAAATGGGCGGCAGCCTCTCCGTCCAAAGTGACGGCCCGGGCAAGGGCGCCACCTTCACCCTCGAACTCCCCTGCGCCCCCGTTTCCTCCCAGAGAGATTGA
- a CDS encoding sugar ABC transporter substrate-binding protein, protein MSDSQKKSFWIRALVAVAFAALCVGVVMAFREPQDKADRDPGGAARSGAGAAPEGTGKRLVFLTITPHARSAEAAVKAFEKETGNVFQVKVVNYEEVGATIQKDHASNAPQIDVFALFYNDLVPLVTQGAAMDLTDFIEQNKAIIKPEDFIPGLYDVYGSYKGRRWALPIDADTHVLFYRKSLLTKYRLNPPDTWDDYLNVARTITERESSKGIYGAAIMAHPAPILIVSSFMNRLAAFGGELLDRDGHPTVNSPEAIAALEAMMEHARYALPTPLETDFDVSRSAFLSGRVAMVEQWTDIGVMAEDASQSTIQGDWGVVPMPKGRGPKARRASALNGGFSVAVSSKSKEPDIARAFVRFITRPDTLLTLNLMQGGLDPARLSVLRSPEFKKFAPEVSAIEQISLTQPMVAWPSLPQTRTMMDALSEKLVKAMEHHMTARQALDAVQTQWTQALAPPPDATP, encoded by the coding sequence GTGAGCGATTCGCAAAAAAAGTCGTTTTGGATCCGAGCACTCGTTGCTGTCGCGTTTGCCGCGCTCTGCGTCGGCGTCGTCATGGCGTTCCGCGAGCCTCAGGACAAGGCCGACCGCGATCCGGGCGGTGCGGCTCGTTCCGGGGCCGGTGCCGCGCCCGAGGGGACTGGAAAGCGCCTCGTGTTCCTCACCATCACGCCGCATGCGCGTTCCGCGGAGGCGGCGGTCAAAGCCTTCGAAAAGGAAACGGGCAACGTCTTCCAGGTCAAAGTCGTCAACTACGAGGAGGTCGGCGCGACCATTCAAAAGGACCACGCGTCGAACGCCCCGCAGATCGACGTCTTCGCCCTCTTCTACAATGACCTCGTGCCCCTGGTGACGCAGGGCGCGGCCATGGATCTGACCGATTTCATCGAGCAGAACAAGGCCATCATCAAGCCCGAGGATTTCATCCCCGGCCTCTACGACGTTTACGGCTCGTACAAAGGTCGGCGCTGGGCCTTGCCCATCGACGCCGATACCCACGTCCTCTTCTATCGAAAATCGCTGCTGACCAAGTACCGCCTCAATCCGCCGGACACGTGGGACGACTATTTGAATGTCGCGCGCACCATCACCGAGCGGGAAAGCTCCAAAGGTATTTACGGCGCGGCCATCATGGCCCACCCGGCGCCCATTCTCATCGTCTCGAGCTTCATGAACCGCCTTGCCGCTTTCGGCGGTGAGCTGCTCGACCGCGATGGTCATCCCACCGTGAACAGCCCCGAGGCCATTGCCGCCTTGGAGGCGATGATGGAGCATGCGCGTTACGCGCTGCCCACGCCGCTGGAGACCGACTTCGACGTTTCGCGCTCGGCGTTTCTCTCGGGCCGCGTGGCCATGGTCGAGCAGTGGACCGACATCGGCGTCATGGCGGAGGACGCGAGCCAATCCACGATTCAGGGGGATTGGGGCGTGGTGCCCATGCCCAAGGGCCGCGGTCCGAAAGCGCGCCGCGCCTCCGCCCTCAACGGTGGCTTCAGCGTCGCCGTATCCAGCAAGAGCAAGGAGCCGGACATCGCGCGCGCCTTCGTGCGGTTCATCACGCGGCCGGATACGCTGCTCACGCTGAACTTGATGCAGGGCGGCCTCGACCCCGCGCGCCTCTCCGTATTGCGCTCGCCCGAGTTCAAGAAGTTCGCACCCGAGGTGAGCGCCATCGAGCAAATCTCGCTCACGCAGCCGATGGTCGCATGGCCCAGCCTTCCGCAGACGCGCACCATGATGGATGCCCTCAGCGAGAAGCTCGTCAAAGCGATGGAGCACCACATGACCGCCCGGCAAGCGCTGGATGCGGTGCAGACGCAATGGACGCAGGCTCTCGCGCCACCGCCGGACGCCACACCATGA